AAATATAAGGCGGTAACAGTCGATTGATACGGAACTTCCCTGAAGGGTGAATACCGTCGTCCTCTGTACTACACAGATCATTGACGGCACCTTTAATAAAAGCCACCTGAAACTCTGACTCCATATTCTGTGTCGCAACTACAAAGGTTTTAATACCCCAAAGATCGGCGGTAATCTCCCCCATATAGTTCTCAATTTTATTGTGCTTCAGCTCATCCTTTATTGCCATCACGGATTTTAAAGTAGCGCTGTAAGCCTCGGGCATAACACTGAAATCAAAATGGTGAGAGAGCTCGTGGCCCAACGTCATAATCAAGGGAACAAGCTGATACTTTTGCGGAATCTCATAATCTTTGGAAAATTCGATGGAGCCGACAATTTCGCCCGGACAAATGATCACGAACTTTTCGCCTTTTTTATTACTGTCAGCAAAGGCATTATCAAGAAAGTGATTTTTTGTGCAACCCTTATAGATTTTATTGATGTCCGCCGCTGTGGGAGCGCCATCTTCGTCGGGATCAAGATCGTTAAAAGAAATCAAACGGATCTCTTGCAAAAGCTCTTGCATCTTTGCTTTGTTATCATTCGGAATTTCCCTGGAAAGCTCGATCGCTTGTGACAGCTGCGATTTGATTTCCGCAATTCCTAAATCGGTAGGAACATGATTCTGCTTTAAATAGACACGAAATTGTTTGCGTAAAGAAGCATAGAAGACACCCAAGGCTCTTTTGCGTTCAGTCTTCTTTGGCATGTACATGATATCATCCAAGGTAAAAGAGCTAGGACGATTTTTGGAATCATAAAGATATTCGAAGGTCTCATCCAAAGCGCGATCGCTGAGTTTTTTTTCGATGGCCTCGATACGGGCTTCGCGCGTCTTGGCATTTTGTTGTCGCTCACAGACCGTTTTGTAAGGAGCCCCACAGAAGTCTGCCAAGGCGTCGGCCTTGGCTCCCGCTGCTAGAAAAATCAGTAAAGCCATCGTCAATACATGTAAAAAACGCGCCTGTGGTTTCATGACCGTTCTTTTACAGGATTTTTAAAAAATATAAAAAGGCATTTCCAGACAAGTTATTATGCAGTTCCGGGCCGGGAACTTATTACAGTGCGAACCTGATAGTTTTCCCCATGAGCCCTACAACCGGAAACCTGAAGGCTTGCATCGCAGAGGGCTTGGACCACCAACTTGCCTTTTCCTTTCTCAGCCCAATAGGACTCTCCAGGAGAAAGCACGATATCTTGCCCAGTACCCGGTTGGGTAATCCAGAGGCTTCCTGTCAGACACGTGATATCCACGTCCTGTTTTGATCGCGTGTAGATCTCACCTTTTAGTAGCCGGAAATGATCTGTCTTTCGCATAAGGACTCCTGAGATCTAACTTATAACTTTTTCCACAAAGGATACAGATTCAGTTCATATAATTTTTAATGGGTACAGTTTTGTTTTCACTCAATAATGAGTTATATTTGAATCATGACAAACAAAGACCAGCTCCTTTACGAGACAGTAGCCAAAGAAATTGAATCGCAGATCCAAATGGGTGATCTTCGTGTCGGCGAAAAAATCGCCTCTGTGCGAGAGCAAAGCAAACTTTTTAATGTCAGTATCAATACGGTCCTACAAGCTTACGTTCTTCTTGAAAGCCGTGGAGTTATCGAATCTCGCCCTCAATCTGGCTTCTACGTTTCAAAAATAGTGACAACAGAAGAGGTGCGCCCAGAAGCTGACGTCCAAACAAAACCCGCCCCGATTTTAATTCCTGATTTGGTATCAGATCTCTTCGAAGCAGCTGCCAACGATAAGTATGTTCTTTTAGGAGCAGCGTGCTTGTCTCCGGAGCTTCATCCAAACGAAGCCGTGGCCCGTATTACAAGGTCTATCTTAAGAACTCACAGTGATGTGAATGCGAAATATGAATTTACTCCCGGTCATTTGCCTTTAAGACAACAAATCGCAAAGAGGCTTTTACGCACCGGACATAAAGTCAGCGCTTCTGAAGTCACTATTACTAACGGAGCATTGGATTCTCTTCATCTCGCTTTAAGAGCAATCCTTAAACCAGGAGATACGATTCTCATTGAGTCTCCCAATTATTTTGGAATTCTTCAATCTATCGCAAGCCTTGGTTTCAAAGTTATTGAAATTCCCGCCAATGCAAGAACAGGTGTTGATCCGGACGATGTTAAAAGAATTCTCTCCAAATACAAAATCGGTGCGGCTGTTTTGATGCCGAACTTTAATAATCCTCTGGGATCGGTCATACCCGACGTCAATAAGCGAGAGCTTGTTAAAATTTTCAGTAAATTCGGAGTTCCCGTGATTGAAGACGACATCTATGGAGATCTTGCGTTTTCTGGAATTCGTCCCAAACTTCTTCGAGCTTTTGATGAAGAAGGAATTGTGATCTCCTGTTCTTCGTTTTCCAAAACTATTTCTCCGGGGTCCAGAACAGGATGGGCTCTTCCAGGAAAGTTTGAAAAAGAATTTCGTCGCCTGCAATTAAGCAGCACCGTAGGTTCGAATCGCTTGCAGCAATACGTGATCGCTGAGTTTATGGCGACAGGAGCATTTGAAAGATACCTCCGCAAAATTCGACCTGTCTTGCAAGAGCAGCTTCATAGGGTTTCTCAGTCTGTTCTGAAGCACTTTCCGGAAGAAACACGCTTCACACAACCTCAAGGTGGTTTCATGCTTTGGTTGGAGCTTCCTAAAAAATTTGATTCATTGGAGTTGTACAAATCCGCAGCGGCGAAAAAAATCAGTATAGCACCGGGAGTGATTTTTTCTGCCAACGGCAACTACCGCAATTATTTAAGACTGAATTGTGGCAGACTTTGGCGTCCAGAAATTGATGCCGCCATTAAAACTCTTGGCACTTTGGCGAAACAGCAACTTTAAAACTAATCTAAATCAGGATTCCATTTTTCCCAATCCTTTGGAGCATTGGCCTGAAGCTGAAATGTTTGAGCATGTTTCGCTTTTTGTGCCGCAGGCTCCGGCGTGGCAAATTCAATTCCGCCTTTAAGTAAAGCTTCTAGCGAGCTTAATTTTACTTCCGACTTAAAAAGGCCCAACTTCCCTTGAAATCCGGATTTTCTCCAGAAGACGGTATTTTCACGAATTAATTTCGCGTGAACCCACGGTACACGAATATTCACAAAAACTGTCTGTCCGGTTTTTGAAAACGTTACTTTTGCGACAGAGCCGACATTCACGCCCCGATAAAAAACGGGATCTCCTTCTCCGATGGACTCTGCATTTTTAGTCTCTAGTTTAAAGCCCGCTGTTTCGTCTAAGGGATATTTTAAATCGGCCGCTTCACGTCCAGTGAACTCACGCTGCAAATCCCCCGTTCCGGGAAGTGCCCCGATATAGCTTCCTTCCACAAGGGTATCTAATCCACGGACTTCTTCAAAGCTAATGCGCGGCGATTCAATCCAGAATTTCGCTCCGTTTTGCGCAAAACTTTTAGCATCACGATTTAAATCTGCTATCACTTCAATTTTCTTTAGATCCGATGTGATCGTCACATCCTTAACAAGACCAATCTGCACTCCACGAAAACGCACCTCTGTTTTCCCAGGTTTAATCCGCGTCCCTTCATTAAAGTAAATAGTAATGGTAGGTCCCCGGTGACGATAGTAGTTCCAAAACAACCATCCGGCCAACATCACCGCAAAAAGTGGAAACAGCCAAAGATACCAAGTGTCTTTAAGGTTTTTCACGGTCGTTCTCCCAAAGCACTTCCGGATCGAAAAACGCTGAAGAAAGCATCGTAAACACGACCACCAAAGCAAATATTCCAGCACCTACTTCCGGTTCCGCATTAGCCCAATGACCCAGCTTCATAATTGAAACTAAAATCGCGAGTAAAAAGATATCCAGCATCGACCAGCGGCCAATGGCTTCAACAATCAGATACATCTTCGTTTTAAGTTTAAGATTTTTTCCATTCTTCGCAGTGAGTGCTAGGTAAAACAGAATAATCAGTTTAACGAACGGAATGAATGCTTGCCAAAAATACGATGATGGCAACTCCCCACGAACCAGCGTTGCCTAATGACACGATCCCCTGCCAGACCGTGGACGTGCTTTTGTTTCCGTAAATTTCTAAACTGACAAAAGGAAAAAAATTAGCGGGCACATAGAGAATCAACGCCGTCATTGCAAACACCAAAGTTGCATGCGCGGATACGGTGGGAATCCGATTCATAGTCCCACAGCGAGGGCATTCCACAGACCACGATTTTCCTTCTGGAACTGGAAGAAGAGTGCCGCACACTTTGCATCTAGAACGCGATGTCTCAGCCATTCTCGTATCTTATTTATTGATTCGCCGCCGTCACCTCCTTTTCTGCTGTTGATTGTCACTGCTTTTCTCCAAAACTTATGTTTTTTATTTGATTTATCGAAAAAAATTGAAAGAATAATTGAACTCTCGGCGGGAGGTTACCCATGAAGATTCTCTTACTGCTTTCACTTCTTTTTGTCTCGGCATGCACAACTCAAGTTGCTCGCAAGACGCCTGCCGCCACGGTCAAGGCATTGAATGATCTCAACATCGTTGCAGAAAAAGGTGCTAACAAGAACACCACGACTTCTTTGGATATCGTGATGATTTATGATCCGTCAGTAACAGGAACTCTTCCGAGAACGGCGACAGATTGGTTTGCGCGAAAGTACCAATTAATCAACGATATCGCTGGAAGGGTCGAGATCGTTTCTTTACAAATTCCGCCTGGAACATCCGTTCCGGTTCCGTTGCCTGCAAGAATCGTCAACGCTTCCGCTGTCTACGCTTACGTAAACTACCCAAGCAAACCAAACCAACCCGCGACAAATCTTACGCTCTATCAGAAGGCGACGATCTACTTAAAACCGGAAGCTGTTGCGCTGTCGAAGAATTAAATCAGTTTGCCGCCATAACAAAGTCACGCTCTTGACAGATTAGGACACTCGTCCTACATTATTCAAACACTAGGACAAGTGTCCTAATATGAAATTCTAGGTGGCAGTATTTTTATGGCATTAGATAAAACAACTCGACGGCAAATCGTTGAAGCGGCAGATCTGCTTTTCTATCATAGAGGTTTTGAATGCACTTCTTTTGCAGACATCGCCGCGAAAGTGAAAATCTCGCGCGGAAATTTTTATCATCACTTTAAATCCAAAGATGAAATACTTGAAGCAGTCATTGAGTTGCGCCTGGAACGCACCCAAGAAATGCTAAACAATTGGGAATCCATCGGCCAAAACCCGACGGAGCGAATTGGAAAGTTTATTCAAATGCTGATTATGAATCAGGCGAAGATAAAGCTTTATGGCTGTCCCGTGGGAACTCTTTGTACCGAATTAGCAAAAATGGATCATGCTTCCAAATCTCATGCTAATAAACTTATGAGCTTATTTAAAACTTGGCTGAGCGGACAGTTTTTAGCAGCGGGTCGCAAAAAAGATGCTGATGAACTCGCTATGCATCTTTTGTCACGCAGCCAAGGGATTGCGACCTTGGCCAATACTTTTCAGGACGAGAAGTTCATTAAAAATGAGGTTCGTCACATGGAAGAATGGTTGAAAGCCCAAATTGCTTAAATATTTTTCGGAGAGAAACAATAAACTATGAATAATATCGTAACTTCCGCTGATGGAAAAAAGCGTTGCAAATGGTGCGAGTCAGCTCCTGATTTTCTAAAATATCACGACGAAGAATGGGGTTTTCCTGTTCGCGATGATTATCGCTTATTCGAAAAACTAAGTCTTGAGGGTTTTCAATCGGGACTTAGTTGGCGCACAATCCTTGCCAAGCGCGAAAGCTTTCGCACAGCCTTTCATCAATTTGACTTTAACAAGATCGCAAAATTTACGCAGAAAGATGTCACTCGATTATTAAAAGATGAAGGCATTGTCCGCCACAAAGGAAAAATTGAAGCTGTTATTAACAATGCCAAGAAAGCTCAAGAAATCGTTGAACGCCATGGATCTCTTGCTGCTTTTATATGGAGCTTTGAGCCGGACAAAAAAGACCTCGCGAGACCTCAGACCGCTTCCACCTCGGCTGCCTCTATGGCGCTATCCAAGGAATTAAAGAAACAGGGTTGGAAATTTGTTGGCCCCACGACCGTATATGCTTTCATGCAAGCTATGGGTCTTATAAATGATCATGCCGAAGGCTGCATTATTAGAGCTAAAGCAGAAGCTAAGCGGCGAAGTTTTAAAAAGCCATAATCTGGAAATTTGAGCAGCATGATTTCTTTCGCGTTGACTTAAAACAGGTTCAGCTCTAAATTAAGCTTCCTCTAAAGGTGATGTGGCCGAGGGGTTAGGCTCAGCTCTGCAAAAGCTGCTACAGCGGTTCAAATCCGCTCGTCACCTCCAAATTTTTCCTAACACCCAAGACGTTTCAATGCTTCAAATGGCAAATAAGTCGCTTTAAGGGCTTTTTCGACGTGCTTCGGAGTCAGCTTTTCGGCCTTTTCCAAGTCGGCATAGCTTCTTGCGACTCGGAGCGTTGCGAGATCGCGACGACGGGATGCCAATTCTCTTGGGAAAAGTTCCTGCAAATAAAAGCTCGGCAAATCTTGGATAAGTTCTTCCCACTTCCAACGACCTGCTACTTTTGTGAAGCGCGGATCTTTCACGGCCATTTCACTTCGGAAGCCTCTGACATCTTCCAAAGTTTTTAAAATTTCCACTCCAGAAACCACACCACTGAGTTCCCGTTTTTGCGTAAAGAAGATCAATTGAAAACGATCTACCAGTGGCCCCGACAATCTTTCCATATAAGACTGACATTTTTTAAGAGATCTTCCGCACACAACTTTGGCTTGCGGAACCCAATCTCCACACGGACATAAATTTGTTGTCGCAATTACTAAGGCTTCAGCGGGATGCTCTTCGATAAAACGTCCGCGTCGCAAGCGAATGCAAAACTCCTCCATCGGCTCACGCAAAGCTTCTTGCGCGCGAGGATTGAACTCTAACAATTCATCTAAAACTAAAATACCTTTGTGTGCCCTTGTGATCTCACCTTTAAAAGGAGGAACACCCCCACCAATAAGGCCGAGGGGCGACGTTGAATGATGGGGGTGCACCATGGGACG
This region of Bdellovibrio sp. BCCA genomic DNA includes:
- a CDS encoding aminotransferase-like domain-containing protein, yielding MTNKDQLLYETVAKEIESQIQMGDLRVGEKIASVREQSKLFNVSINTVLQAYVLLESRGVIESRPQSGFYVSKIVTTEEVRPEADVQTKPAPILIPDLVSDLFEAAANDKYVLLGAACLSPELHPNEAVARITRSILRTHSDVNAKYEFTPGHLPLRQQIAKRLLRTGHKVSASEVTITNGALDSLHLALRAILKPGDTILIESPNYFGILQSIASLGFKVIEIPANARTGVDPDDVKRILSKYKIGAAVLMPNFNNPLGSVIPDVNKRELVKIFSKFGVPVIEDDIYGDLAFSGIRPKLLRAFDEEGIVISCSSFSKTISPGSRTGWALPGKFEKEFRRLQLSSTVGSNRLQQYVIAEFMATGAFERYLRKIRPVLQEQLHRVSQSVLKHFPEETRFTQPQGGFMLWLELPKKFDSLELYKSAAAKKISIAPGVIFSANGNYRNYLRLNCGRLWRPEIDAAIKTLGTLAKQQL
- a CDS encoding MlaD family protein, which codes for MKNLKDTWYLWLFPLFAVMLAGWLFWNYYRHRGPTITIYFNEGTRIKPGKTEVRFRGVQIGLVKDVTITSDLKKIEVIADLNRDAKSFAQNGAKFWIESPRISFEEVRGLDTLVEGSYIGALPGTGDLQREFTGREAADLKYPLDETAGFKLETKNAESIGEGDPVFYRGVNVGSVAKVTFSKTGQTVFVNIRVPWVHAKLIRENTVFWRKSGFQGKLGLFKSEVKLSSLEALLKGGIEFATPEPAAQKAKHAQTFQLQANAPKDWEKWNPDLD
- a CDS encoding TetR/AcrR family transcriptional regulator: MALDKTTRRQIVEAADLLFYHRGFECTSFADIAAKVKISRGNFYHHFKSKDEILEAVIELRLERTQEMLNNWESIGQNPTERIGKFIQMLIMNQAKIKLYGCPVGTLCTELAKMDHASKSHANKLMSLFKTWLSGQFLAAGRKKDADELAMHLLSRSQGIATLANTFQDEKFIKNEVRHMEEWLKAQIA
- a CDS encoding DUF2917 domain-containing protein, producing MRKTDHFRLLKGEIYTRSKQDVDITCLTGSLWITQPGTGQDIVLSPGESYWAEKGKGKLVVQALCDASLQVSGCRAHGENYQVRTVISSRPGTA
- a CDS encoding DNA-3-methyladenine glycosylase I, producing MNNIVTSADGKKRCKWCESAPDFLKYHDEEWGFPVRDDYRLFEKLSLEGFQSGLSWRTILAKRESFRTAFHQFDFNKIAKFTQKDVTRLLKDEGIVRHKGKIEAVINNAKKAQEIVERHGSLAAFIWSFEPDKKDLARPQTASTSAASMALSKELKKQGWKFVGPTTVYAFMQAMGLINDHAEGCIIRAKAEAKRRSFKKP